The Clarias gariepinus isolate MV-2021 ecotype Netherlands chromosome 4, CGAR_prim_01v2, whole genome shotgun sequence genome window below encodes:
- the isoc2 gene encoding isochorismatase domain-containing protein 2 isoform X1, producing MAHIGRLSTKGSVLLLCDMQEKFRPTIFQFSNIVGNAARLLQACRILGIPPILTEQYPKGLGPTVPELGADDLKPHTKTSFSMLTESMESELKSLGNPKKAILCGIEAQACIACTTYDLLDRGMEVHIVADAVSARSQTDRLFALSRLKQSGAFLTTTEAVMLQLVQDAKHPNFKEIQKLLAHPSPDTGLLNFFSSL from the exons TGGCTCATATAGGAAGATTGTCAACCAAAGGCTCAGTGCTCTTGCTGTGTGACATGCAAGAGAAGTTCAGACCAACGATTTTCCAGTTCTCCAatattgtgggtaatgcagcgAGACTTCTACAG GCTTGTCGGATCCTGGGTATTCCCCCAATCTTGACTGAGCAGTACCCCAAAGGCTTGGGTCCAACCGTGCCTGAATTGGGTGCAGATGACCTGAAGCCTCACACTAAAACCAGCTTCTCCATGCTAACAGAGAGCATGGAGAGTGAGCTGAAAAGCCTAGGGAACCCGAAAAAGGCCATCCTATGTGGCATTGAGGCCCAAGCATGCATTGCT TGTACAACATACGATCTCCTGGATAGAGGTATGGAGGTACATATCGTCGCAGACGCCGTCTCAGCCCGGAG TCAGACAGATCGGCTGTTTGCTCTCTCACGTCTAAAGCAGAGTGGAGCATTTCTCACCACCACAGAGGCCGTCATGCTGCAACTGGTGCAGGATGCCAAGCATCCCAACTTTAAGGAG ATCCAGAAGCTTCTAGCACATCCTTCTCCAGATACAGGTCTCCTTAACTTCTTCAGCTCCTTGTAG